A stretch of Salarias fasciatus chromosome 23, fSalaFa1.1, whole genome shotgun sequence DNA encodes these proteins:
- the fndc7a gene encoding fibronectin type III domain-containing protein 7, which produces MLTGFSVSVFSTTSKTVILRWTRITGATSYKINVALKSAPDSPFAFVTFGPDIVMGSVSSLSSNVMYIFTLEALNDSQDALSTASTESSTALDPMDPIQVVKPQDSRTLIVEFNPNPLASHYIIRIQDTNGLFREDTVSSSPAQIASLTPYTEYFLSVLAVNNAGRSQPSPSVTVKTVLPPLELSTSSPSNNSIVVSWAAVPHAVQYTLSVHKFQSATKMEHNTSDTSFTISGLEAGALYFIKGYAWDAEGREGENSVYRNQTTRPPTPFSVNVSLERVNGVASLSVTWEMDPDVYGPTEFYVSSDQSLTCNTTSSSSCKLSAVGCGEVHTIQVTASNRAGPSYPSSPVVFITFPCPPESLALVETSEENCTLTWDTMPHAESYVAFIKAGDGSEMSCNTTNSNCTYHCQCGFMYLMSVLAFNPAGSSPQGEVLNHTTLPCCPEDVSVSAVSTDTLEITWAASRGAELYETSAADSSEVVLCNDTAPVCALSDLSCDSTYSVKVTPCNEFSGCNRACRAHTKDTAPCMPTNLMLNVKNSSCVSVSWTSTNRAATYSVSADAGDVKHTYTTSEESLELTDLPCGSTYEVSVTALTAAGHSLPSYSDSIETEPCCPGNLAVHQVTQAMTNVSWSHAKGAHSFIVSLTSPRGHARCHTQDSHCLMGCITCGTSYTVTMEAFSHSGRMTVCTEQGFSSSACCPSGVKLLRMADNSLRAYWRSTGSGHSTITEMVGSSNNYTCTASPGNNQCNIDNIQCGTVYHVMVAPLTADGSKVQYCGQRLYSVTCSGSNIGAVIYRGKRSVD; this is translated from the exons ATGCTCACAG GTTTCAGTGTATCTGTGTTTTCTACTACATCCAAGACTGTGATACTCAGATGGACCAGGATTACCGGAGCAACCTCGTATAAGATCAATGTTGCTCTTAAAAGTGCACCAGACAGCCCCTTTGCCTTTGTCACCTTTGGTCCCGACATAGTGAtgggctctgtctcctctctgtcctcaaaTGTCATGTACATCTTCACTCTCGAGGCTTTGAATGACTCCCAAGATGCACTGAGCACCGCATCTACTGAATCGTCGACAG CTCTTGACCCAATGGATCCCATCCAGGTCGTGAAGCCACAAGACAGCAGGACCCTGATAGTGGAGTTTAACCCGAACCCCCTGGCAAGTCATTACATCATTCGCATCCAGGACACCAACGGTCTATTCAGAGAGGACACAGTGTCCTCCTCCCCAGCCCAGATCGCTTCTCTCACACCCTACACCGAGTACTTTCTCAGCGTCTTGGCCGTGAACAACGCAGGCCGCAGCCAACCATCTCCATCTGTGACTGTAAAGACAG TTCTGCCTCCTCTTGAGCTTTCCACTTCGTCGCCCAGCAACAACAGCATAGTTGTGTCCTGGGCTGCTGTTCCTCATGCTGTCCAGTACACCCTGTCTGTGCACAAGTTTCAGTCAGCCACTAAGATGGAGCACAACACCTCTGACACCAGCTTCACCATCTCCGGCCTGGAGGCCGGCGCTCTTTACTTCATCAAGGGTTATGCTTGGGATGCCGAGGGCCGAGAGGGAGAAAACAGCGTGTACAGAAACCAAACGACAC GACCTCCCACGCCGTTCTCGGTCAATGTCTCTCTGGAGAGGGTCAATGGTGTGGCATCGCTCTCTGTGACCTGGGAAATGGACCCGGACGTTTATGGGCCTACTGAGTTCTATGTGAGCAGTGACCAGAGCCTGACCTGTAACACCacgtccagcagctcctgcaaaCTGTCTGCTGTGGGCTGTGGAGAGGTCCACACCATCCAGGTGACGGCCTCAAACCGGGCCGGGCCCAGCTACCCCTCCAGTCCTGTGGTCTTCATCACCT TCCCCTGCCCCCCAGAGTCTTTGGCTCTTGTGGAGACGTCAGAGGAAAACTGCACCTTGACGTGGGACACCATGCCTCATGCTGAAAGCTACGTGGCTTTCATCAAGGCAGGAGATGGCAGCGAGATGAGCTGCAACACCACCAACAGCAACTGCACCTACCACTGCCAGTGCGGCTTCATGTACCTGATGTCTGTGCTGGCCTTCAACCCGGCCGGCAGCAGTCCTCAGGGAGAGGTTCTCAATCACACCACAT TGCCCTGTTGTCCAGAggacgtctctgtctctgcgGTCAGCACCGACACTCTGGAGATCACGTGGGCAGCCtcgagaggggcagagctgtatGAGACCAGCGCTGCAGACAGTTCAGAGGTCGTCCTCTGTAATGACACTGCACCGGTGTGTGCCCTGTCTGACCTCAGCTGTGACAGCACCTACAGCGTGAAGGTGACACCCTGCAACGAATTCAGTGGATGTAACCGTGCATGCAGAGCACATACCAAAGACACGG CTCCATGTATGCCAACGAATCTGATGCTGAATGTGAAAAACTCCTCCTGCGTCAGTGTCAGCTGGACATCAACCAACCGGGCCGCCACTTACTCAGTGAGCGCAGACGCAGGCGACGTCAAACACACTTACACCACCAGTGAGGAAAGTTTGGAGCTCACCGACCTCCCGTGCGGCTCCACCTACGAAGTCAGCGTCACGGCATTGACTGCCGCTGGCCACAGTTTGCCCAGTTACTCTGACTCCATTGAAACAG AACCCTGCTGCCCTGGTAATCTGGCCGTCCATCAGGTCACTCAGGCGATGACCAACGTCTCGTGGTCTCACGCCAAAGGAGCGCACTCATTCATCGTATCTCTGACGTCGCCTCGGGGTCACGCCCGCTGCCACACCCAGGACTCCCACTGCCTCATGGGATGCATCACCTGTGGCACCAGCTACACAGTCACCATGGAGGCCTTCAGCCACAGCGGGCGGATGACCGTCTGCACCGAACAGGGCTTCTCATCCA GTGCCTGCTGTCCATCGGGTGTAAAGCTGCTCAGGATGGCTGATAACTCCCTGCGGGCCTACTGGCGCAGCACGGGCAGCGGCCACAGCACCATCACAGAGATGGTGGGCAGCAGTAACAACTACACCTGCACCGCTTCCCCGGGGAACAACCAGTGtaatattgacaacatccagtGTGGGACTGTCTACCACGTCATGGTGGCTCCACtcacagcagatggcagcaaagTTCAGTACTGCGGTCAGCGGCTGTATTCAG TCACTTGTTCAGGAAGCAACATTGGCGCAG TGATTTacagaggaaagagaagtgTGGACTAG